Proteins from a genomic interval of Campylobacter concisus:
- a CDS encoding TonB-dependent receptor domain-containing protein yields the protein MRFKSLFKLSLAASIAVCANGADESVLSGVEVTSSSGGYGVDDIKISTRNAGLVKDVMRDIPGVYVGGTNGMNQKIYMRGVSDRGLNITIDGAKQNGNTFHHNADLLIDPDLIKAVDVEVGSRSVVNGSGALGGSVAFKTVDAKDLLDDGEIIGAKIKTGYASNNSEFSQGLMLFTAPVEGLDFIAAINHKGYDYGKSGNKRKIGGDGNDLSYLLKLGYSFLDAHRISISREHNEFKGMYPMRAEFGSWYTGDYPVDNRKYERDTTTLKYEYKPSDLLNLDVTVYNTEHKKDDPVLKILGVKTNGINAKAKSIVETGTLTQTFRYGAEFYQSKNFNKPDNRYPEKVNNYSIYAEDALNFSSLTVTPGIRYTHHELKSYDGRAGNVKSYTYKFNEFTPALALDYEIIKGLHAFASYARVFRGPDVMESMMASGTSRGRPLSWAANKDLKATTGNSYETGVRYQGEISETSSYSLSAKYFMTKYKNLIVDNNAANGGVNPTLARINAGGADISGVELLARLNLDALSLAASYTHQNVKYKDRVAKANGSYYTSNIIGYRDQGDKYTFNAEYAFSRIDTLIGYNLIYFASKNTISAGNSENAKIPSYAVSDIYASYTPSSGKFKGLEINAGIYNLFNKTYASQSQRMADYTGNPDYVDWEPGRNFKVNVSYKF from the coding sequence ATGAGATTTAAAAGCTTATTTAAACTATCTCTTGCAGCAAGCATAGCAGTTTGTGCAAATGGGGCAGACGAGAGCGTATTAAGCGGAGTTGAGGTAACAAGTAGTAGTGGCGGATACGGCGTTGATGACATCAAAATTTCAACTAGAAACGCTGGCCTAGTAAAAGACGTGATGAGAGATATTCCTGGTGTTTATGTGGGCGGCACGAACGGCATGAATCAAAAAATTTACATGAGGGGCGTGAGCGACCGCGGTCTAAATATCACGATAGACGGCGCAAAACAAAACGGAAATACATTTCACCACAACGCTGACTTGCTGATCGATCCAGATCTTATAAAAGCTGTTGATGTCGAGGTTGGCTCAAGATCAGTGGTAAACGGCTCGGGCGCACTTGGCGGTTCGGTCGCCTTTAAAACGGTTGATGCAAAAGACTTGCTTGATGATGGTGAGATCATCGGCGCAAAGATAAAGACAGGATACGCCTCAAATAACAGCGAATTTTCTCAAGGCCTTATGCTCTTTACTGCACCGGTTGAAGGGCTTGACTTTATAGCCGCTATTAATCATAAGGGCTACGACTACGGCAAAAGCGGCAACAAAAGAAAGATAGGCGGCGACGGCAACGACCTTAGCTATCTTTTAAAGCTTGGTTACAGCTTCCTTGATGCGCATAGAATTTCTATCTCAAGAGAGCACAATGAATTTAAGGGCATGTATCCAATGAGAGCCGAGTTTGGCAGCTGGTATACTGGTGATTATCCTGTTGATAACCGAAAATATGAACGTGATACTACAACGCTAAAATACGAGTACAAACCAAGTGATCTTCTAAATTTAGATGTAACGGTATACAATACCGAGCATAAAAAAGATGACCCGGTCTTAAAAATTTTAGGCGTAAAAACAAACGGTATAAATGCAAAGGCTAAGAGTATAGTCGAGACCGGCACTTTGACGCAGACATTTAGATATGGTGCTGAGTTTTATCAAAGTAAAAATTTCAACAAACCAGACAATCGCTATCCAGAAAAGGTAAATAACTACTCGATATACGCAGAAGATGCACTAAATTTTAGCTCGCTAACCGTTACACCTGGCATCAGATATACGCACCATGAGCTAAAAAGCTACGATGGCAGGGCTGGAAATGTAAAGAGCTACACTTATAAATTTAACGAATTTACCCCAGCGCTTGCGCTTGATTATGAGATCATTAAAGGCTTGCATGCGTTTGCAAGCTATGCGAGGGTCTTTAGAGGGCCTGACGTCATGGAGTCTATGATGGCGAGTGGAACTAGTAGGGGCAGGCCTTTAAGCTGGGCGGCAAATAAAGATCTAAAAGCGACAACTGGCAATAGCTATGAGACGGGCGTTAGATATCAAGGTGAAATAAGTGAAACTAGCTCGTACAGCCTCTCTGCAAAATACTTTATGACAAAATATAAAAATTTAATAGTAGATAACAACGCAGCAAATGGTGGCGTAAATCCAACCTTAGCTAGGATAAACGCTGGCGGGGCTGATATAAGTGGCGTTGAGCTACTTGCAAGGCTAAATTTAGATGCATTAAGCCTAGCTGCTAGCTACACTCATCAAAATGTAAAATACAAAGATAGGGTTGCTAAAGCAAACGGCAGCTACTACACCTCAAATATCATTGGCTACCGAGATCAAGGCGATAAATACACATTTAACGCCGAGTATGCATTTTCAAGGATTGATACGCTAATAGGCTATAACCTAATCTACTTTGCCTCGAAAAATACCATCTCGGCTGGCAATAGTGAAAATGCCAAGATACCAAGCTATGCGGTCAGCGACATCTATGCTAGCTATACGCCAAGTAGCGGTAAATTTAAAGGACTAGAGATAAATGCTGGAATTTATAACCTCTTTAATAAAACTTATGCTTCGCAGTCTCAAAGAATGGCTGATTATACAGGCAATCCAGACTATGTAGACTGGGAGCCAGGTAGAAATTTCAAAGTAAACGTATCTTATAAATTTTAA
- a CDS encoding NAD-dependent epimerase: MKILVTGTAGFIGFHLANALVKRGDEVVGYDVINDYYDVNLKLARLKTAGFDTSEIDYGKLIISKTHPNLKFIKSDLADEKTMKELFAKEKFDVVVNLAAQAGVRYSLINPKAYIDSNITGFVNILECCRHNEIKNLVYASSSSVYGLNENMPFSTHEAVNHPISLYAATKKSNEMMAHTYSHLFNVPTTGLRFFTVYGPWGRPDMALFLFVDAALKGKKIDVFNYGKMKRDFTYVDDIVKGIIKCVDNPAKPNPAWDAKHPDPASSSAPFKVYNIGNNSPVELMDYIKAVELKIGREIEKNFLPLQAGDVPATFADVSDLVADFEYKPATSVNDGVARFIEWYCEFYGVEI; encoded by the coding sequence ATGAAAATTTTAGTAACTGGAACAGCTGGATTTATAGGATTTCACCTTGCGAATGCCCTTGTAAAAAGAGGCGATGAGGTCGTTGGATATGACGTGATAAACGACTATTACGACGTAAATTTAAAGCTTGCACGCCTAAAAACGGCTGGCTTTGATACGAGCGAGATAGACTATGGCAAGCTTATCATCTCAAAAACGCATCCAAATTTAAAATTTATAAAATCAGACCTCGCTGATGAAAAGACAATGAAAGAGCTTTTTGCCAAAGAAAAATTTGACGTAGTAGTAAATTTAGCCGCACAAGCTGGCGTTCGCTACTCGCTCATAAACCCAAAAGCCTATATAGACAGTAATATCACGGGCTTTGTGAATATCCTCGAGTGCTGCCGCCACAATGAGATCAAAAACCTAGTCTATGCAAGCTCTAGCTCGGTTTATGGACTAAATGAGAACATGCCATTTTCTACGCACGAGGCGGTGAATCACCCAATAAGCCTCTACGCAGCGACTAAAAAGAGTAACGAGATGATGGCACATACTTATAGTCATCTATTTAACGTGCCAACGACTGGACTTCGCTTTTTTACGGTGTATGGACCATGGGGACGCCCTGATATGGCACTGTTTTTGTTCGTCGATGCCGCGCTAAAAGGCAAGAAAATCGACGTCTTTAACTACGGCAAGATGAAGCGCGACTTTACCTACGTGGACGACATCGTAAAGGGCATCATAAAATGCGTCGATAACCCAGCCAAGCCAAATCCCGCGTGGGACGCGAAGCATCCCGATCCTGCCAGCTCAAGCGCGCCGTTTAAGGTCTATAATATCGGCAACAACAGTCCCGTAGAGCTCATGGACTACATCAAGGCCGTCGAGCTAAAAATCGGCCGCGAGATAGAGAAAAACTTCCTTCCGCTGCAAGCTGGCGACGTGCCTGCGACCTTTGCGGACGTGAGCGATCTAGTTGCGGACTTTGAGTATAAGCCCGCAACTAGCGTAAATGACGGGGTGGCTAGGTTTATCGAGTGGTACTGCGAGTTTTACGGGGTTGAGATTTAA
- a CDS encoding FAD-dependent oxidoreductase, which yields MRQKHFEVVIVGAGISGTALFYELAAFSDIKKVALLEKYDGVATLNSNGKGNSQTIHCGDIETNYTLEKAKKVSRVANMPVKYALKYNLDGKYMFAHQKMALAIGDAEVERMKERYESFRELFPYLEIYGKEKLKQIEPNVVFDANGNERPENIIAIGTQNGQFTTMDFGGLANSLVQNALNLGGDGYEISLNSEVTDIKKAGDTFHIKINDGEVITANYVVVDAGGHSLFLAHKMGYGLHLSTLPVAGSFYFAKKRLLNGKVYMVQNDKLPFAALHGDPDILANGNTRFGPTALVIPKLERYHGCSSFFDFCKCLKFDKNIFEVFTNLLKDSDIRSYILRNFLFEVPFINKKEFVKDARKIVPSLSENDLSYAVNFGGVRPQVIDRNKKCLELGEGKISTGEGISFNMTPSPGATSCFEIARTDMIEACKFLGKNFNEEKFNAEFFG from the coding sequence ATGAGGCAGAAGCACTTTGAAGTGGTAATTGTCGGAGCAGGCATTAGTGGGACGGCGCTCTTTTATGAGTTGGCTGCATTTAGTGATATAAAAAAGGTCGCACTTTTAGAAAAATATGACGGCGTAGCTACTCTAAATTCAAACGGCAAAGGCAACTCACAAACCATTCATTGTGGCGATATCGAGACAAACTACACACTAGAAAAGGCAAAAAAAGTCTCTCGTGTGGCAAATATGCCAGTAAAATATGCTCTAAAATACAATCTTGATGGTAAATATATGTTCGCTCATCAAAAGATGGCACTAGCTATCGGAGATGCCGAAGTAGAGCGCATGAAAGAGCGATATGAGAGTTTTAGAGAGCTTTTTCCTTACCTTGAAATTTATGGCAAAGAGAAGTTAAAACAAATCGAGCCAAACGTCGTTTTTGATGCAAATGGCAATGAGAGGCCAGAAAACATCATCGCCATAGGCACGCAAAATGGGCAGTTTACGACGATGGACTTTGGTGGCTTAGCAAACTCACTTGTGCAAAATGCGCTAAATTTAGGCGGAGATGGCTACGAGATCAGTCTAAACTCAGAAGTAACTGATATAAAAAAGGCAGGCGATACATTTCACATAAAGATAAATGATGGCGAGGTGATCACCGCAAACTACGTTGTAGTAGATGCTGGAGGACACTCGCTATTTTTGGCTCACAAAATGGGTTATGGACTTCATCTTAGCACATTGCCTGTTGCTGGAAGCTTTTATTTCGCAAAAAAACGCCTGCTAAACGGCAAAGTTTATATGGTACAAAACGATAAGCTACCATTTGCCGCGCTTCACGGCGATCCAGATATCCTAGCTAATGGAAACACTCGCTTTGGACCAACAGCTCTAGTCATACCAAAACTAGAGAGATACCACGGCTGTTCAAGCTTTTTTGACTTTTGTAAATGTCTAAAATTTGATAAAAATATCTTTGAAGTCTTTACAAATCTCTTAAAAGATAGCGACATCAGATCTTATATTTTAAGAAATTTCTTATTTGAAGTGCCATTTATCAATAAAAAAGAATTTGTAAAAGATGCCAGAAAGATTGTGCCAAGCCTAAGTGAAAATGACCTAAGCTATGCTGTAAATTTTGGCGGCGTAAGACCGCAAGTTATCGACCGTAATAAAAAGTGCCTTGAGCTTGGCGAGGGCAAGATAAGCACAGGCGAGGGCATAAGTTTTAATATGACTCCAAGCCCTGGGGCTACGAGTTGCTTTGAAATAGCAAGAACTGATATGATCGAAGCTTGTAAATTTTTAGGTAAAAATTTTAACGAAGAGAAATTTAACGCTGAGTTTTTTGGATAA
- a CDS encoding DUF4272 domain-containing protein, translated as MPKTAQQRKDESIKILKKEGVAVLESLPLRYDNSEVTPRSVDEIIARAVCSFTAIMCACTIRDNGHLSEDEIAWAKDFLGDFYGNLSVKEKEVVEGRADINLAVNMGWKYESLWILLWVLGIAEDIGKMDKICDCDFVMDIFREGGLKNRSKPRSLDEILNKLDLVYRYHWACVDARVNGKKVAGLDEEIVMERRAGLEWLCCKGQENDDIKSEFNAWDYPDLNT; from the coding sequence ATGCCAAAAACAGCACAACAAAGAAAAGATGAGAGTATAAAAATTTTAAAAAAAGAGGGTGTGGCTGTGCTTGAGAGCCTGCCACTAAGGTATGACAATAGTGAAGTTACGCCAAGAAGCGTTGATGAGATCATTGCTCGTGCGGTTTGCTCATTTACGGCCATTATGTGTGCTTGCACTATCCGCGACAATGGCCACCTAAGTGAAGATGAGATAGCTTGGGCTAAAGACTTTTTGGGCGATTTTTATGGTAATCTAAGTGTAAAAGAAAAAGAGGTCGTAGAGGGCAGGGCTGATATAAATTTAGCCGTAAATATGGGCTGGAAGTATGAGTCGCTTTGGATCTTGCTTTGGGTACTTGGTATTGCTGAAGATATCGGTAAGATGGATAAAATTTGCGACTGTGATTTTGTGATGGATATCTTTAGAGAGGGTGGACTCAAAAACCGCTCAAAACCGCGCAGTTTGGATGAAATTTTAAACAAACTTGACCTAGTTTATCGCTACCACTGGGCGTGTGTGGATGCAAGGGTAAATGGCAAAAAGGTTGCTGGACTTGACGAAGAGATCGTTATGGAAAGACGTGCAGGGCTTGAGTGGTTATGTTGCAAAGGACAAGAAAATGATGATATAAAGTCTGAATTTAACGCCTGGGACTACCCTGATCTAAATACGTAA
- a CDS encoding DNA-3-methyladenine glycosylase I, translating to MRRCEWAKGELDIAYHDNEWGKAIKDDRKFFEMIVLEGFQAGLSWHGVLQKREAMREAFDGFDPEQIKLYGEAEIAKFMQNERLIRNRLKLKSLSANAIAFLSVTQEFGSFYDYLWGYLLRKFDPKFDGKQIINHYQDIKQVPATTPMSDFVAKELKKRGFKFLGSVSTYAFLQSVGVVDDHMDYCFCKAKA from the coding sequence ATGAGGCGATGCGAATGGGCAAAAGGCGAGCTTGATATAGCTTACCACGATAATGAGTGGGGCAAAGCCATAAAAGATGATAGAAAATTTTTTGAAATGATAGTTCTGGAAGGCTTTCAGGCGGGACTTTCGTGGCATGGAGTGCTTCAAAAAAGAGAGGCTATGAGAGAGGCATTTGATGGCTTTGATCCAGAGCAGATCAAGCTTTACGGCGAGGCTGAGATAGCGAAATTTATGCAAAATGAGAGGCTGATTCGCAATAGATTAAAACTAAAATCACTTTCTGCAAATGCCATTGCATTTTTATCCGTAACGCAAGAATTTGGCAGCTTTTATGACTATCTTTGGGGATATTTGTTAAGAAAATTTGACCCCAAATTTGATGGCAAACAGATCATAAATCACTATCAAGATATCAAACAAGTGCCAGCCACTACGCCTATGTCAGACTTTGTGGCAAAGGAGCTAAAAAAGCGAGGGTTTAAATTTCTAGGCTCTGTTAGCACCTATGCATTTTTGCAAAGTGTGGGCGTGGTGGACGATCATATGGATTATTGTTTTTGCAAGGCAAAAGCTTGA
- the galE gene encoding UDP-glucose 4-epimerase GalE — translation MKILVTGGAGYIGSHVVKALLKQGKDEITIIDNLCKGSQKALEALQKIGNFKFINANLEDDLSEIFENGKFDAIIHFAAFIEVFESMSEPLKYYLNNTANVARVLRYAKAYNVNKFIFSSTAAVYGEPDVAEVSETTPTNPINPYGRSKLMSEQIIKDYAASNENFKFAILRYFNVAGADEEGLIGQNYPNATHLIKVAVQTILGKRDSMGIFGDDYATKDGTCVRDYIHVSDLADAHISALEYIGQNGSETFNVGYGRGFSVKEVIETAKEVSGVNFKVLNAPRRDGDPAILISNASKLRSLTSWKPKRDDLALIIKTALEWEKKI, via the coding sequence TTGAAAATTTTAGTAACAGGTGGTGCTGGATACATCGGCAGCCACGTAGTAAAAGCACTTTTAAAGCAAGGTAAAGATGAGATAACCATCATCGATAATCTCTGCAAGGGCTCACAAAAAGCACTTGAGGCGCTCCAAAAAATCGGAAATTTTAAATTTATAAATGCAAATTTAGAAGATGATCTAAGTGAAATTTTTGAAAATGGCAAATTTGATGCGATCATCCATTTTGCAGCGTTTATCGAGGTTTTTGAGAGTATGAGCGAGCCGCTAAAATACTATCTAAATAACACTGCAAACGTCGCAAGGGTGCTAAGATACGCAAAAGCTTACAATGTAAATAAATTTATATTTAGCTCAACTGCTGCAGTTTACGGCGAGCCAGATGTGGCGGAGGTTAGCGAAACAACGCCTACAAACCCAATAAATCCATACGGCAGAAGTAAGCTTATGAGCGAGCAGATCATCAAAGACTACGCCGCTTCAAATGAAAATTTTAAATTTGCAATACTTCGCTACTTCAACGTGGCAGGTGCAGACGAAGAGGGACTTATCGGTCAAAACTATCCAAATGCCACGCACCTTATCAAGGTGGCTGTGCAAACTATACTTGGTAAGCGCGATAGCATGGGCATCTTTGGTGATGACTACGCGACAAAAGATGGCACATGCGTAAGAGACTACATTCACGTTAGTGACCTAGCAGACGCTCACATTAGCGCACTTGAGTATATCGGTCAAAATGGAAGTGAAACTTTTAACGTGGGATACGGCAGAGGATTTAGCGTAAAAGAGGTCATCGAGACCGCAAAAGAGGTGAGCGGAGTAAATTTCAAAGTGCTAAACGCGCCAAGAAGAGACGGCGACCCAGCTATCCTCATCTCAAACGCAAGCAAACTACGCTCGCTAACAAGCTGGAAGCCAAAAAGAGATGATCTAGCGCTCATCATAAAAACTGCCCTTGAGTGGGAAAAGAAAATTTAA
- a CDS encoding DNA ligase gives MRIIFAVLVLLNFAFSLDLLRLSEYKDQNISGWLASEKLDGVRAYWDGENLLSRQGKKLNAPLSFTKNFPKFALDGELYAKELKFEEIQATVMDKLPDEKAWRRLKFHVFDVPEASGGLLDRLEVLAKFLKNKPNHNLIIIKQIKMRDNAQFLKFTKDIIAKGGEGAVVREPNTPYERKRSKNALKFKKFKDAECEVIAINKGSGKYAKFAGSLTCKALGGKQDEEKAGEPKSGTIFKIGSGLSDKNRQNPPKIGSIITYKFQNLTANGKPRFPIFLRVRED, from the coding sequence ATTAGAATAATTTTTGCGGTTTTAGTCCTTTTAAATTTTGCATTTTCTCTTGATTTATTGCGCCTTAGCGAGTATAAAGATCAAAATATCTCAGGCTGGCTAGCTAGCGAGAAGCTTGATGGCGTGCGTGCCTACTGGGACGGAGAGAATTTACTCTCAAGACAGGGCAAAAAGCTAAATGCACCGCTAAGTTTTACTAAAAATTTTCCTAAATTTGCGCTCGATGGCGAGCTTTACGCAAAAGAGCTTAAATTTGAAGAAATTCAAGCGACCGTGATGGATAAGTTGCCAGATGAAAAGGCGTGGAGAAGGCTTAAATTTCATGTTTTTGACGTGCCAGAGGCAAGTGGTGGCTTGCTTGATAGGCTTGAAGTTTTGGCTAAATTTCTAAAAAATAAGCCAAATCACAATTTAATCATCATAAAACAGATAAAAATGCGAGATAACGCCCAGTTTTTAAAATTTACAAAGGACATTATCGCAAAGGGCGGAGAGGGAGCCGTCGTGCGTGAGCCAAATACACCGTACGAGCGAAAAAGAAGCAAAAATGCACTGAAATTTAAAAAATTTAAAGATGCCGAGTGCGAAGTAATCGCTATAAATAAAGGTAGCGGCAAATATGCGAAATTTGCTGGCTCGCTTACCTGCAAAGCACTTGGTGGCAAGCAGGATGAAGAAAAAGCTGGCGAGCCAAAATCTGGCACTATCTTTAAAATAGGCTCAGGACTAAGCGACAAAAATCGTCAAAATCCCCCAAAAATAGGCTCTATAATTACATATAAATTTCAAAATTTAACTGCTAATGGCAAGCCAAGATTTCCAATATTTTTAAGGGTTAGAGAAGATTAA
- a CDS encoding triose-phosphate isomerase produces MRFLANLKCNHTRASFAKYAEILDANLSANDDVTVFPPFSALDGAAHKFKLGAQNFYPCESGAYTGEIGKAMLDEFGVKSVLIGHSERRELGESEELLRAKFDFAVKVGWQIVYCIGENLSVNEAGGTKEFLAEQLKNIDLGYERLLIAYEPIWAIGTGKSASIEQIDEVLSFLKTKANVPLLYGGSVNAANIADIAGIKSCDGVLVGTASWDANNFLNLIRVVS; encoded by the coding sequence GTGAGGTTTTTAGCAAATTTGAAGTGCAATCACACGAGAGCTAGCTTTGCTAAATACGCTGAAATTTTAGACGCAAATTTAAGCGCAAACGACGACGTGACGGTATTCCCCCCGTTTAGCGCGCTTGATGGCGCGGCTCATAAATTTAAACTCGGCGCGCAAAATTTCTACCCATGCGAAAGCGGCGCTTACACCGGAGAGATCGGTAAGGCGATGCTGGACGAGTTTGGCGTAAAAAGCGTGCTGATCGGGCACTCCGAACGACGCGAGCTTGGCGAGAGCGAGGAGCTTTTGCGAGCTAAATTTGATTTTGCCGTAAAGGTGGGCTGGCAGATCGTCTACTGCATTGGCGAAAATTTGAGCGTGAACGAAGCTGGCGGCACGAAGGAGTTTTTGGCGGAACAGCTAAAAAATATCGACCTTGGCTACGAGCGGCTGCTGATCGCCTACGAGCCGATCTGGGCGATAGGAACCGGCAAGAGCGCTAGCATAGAGCAGATAGATGAGGTGCTAAGTTTTTTAAAGACAAAGGCAAATGTGCCGCTACTTTACGGCGGAAGCGTCAATGCAGCAAATATCGCTGATATCGCAGGTATAAAAAGCTGCGATGGGGTTTTGGTAGGCACGGCCAGCTGGGATGCGAATAATTTTCTAAATTTGATACGCGTTGTCTCGTGA
- the fabI gene encoding enoyl-ACP reductase FabI, whose product MILKGKKGLIVGVANAKSIAYGIAKACHDQGAQMAFTYLNDALKKRVEPIAEEFGSKFVYELDVNNQAHLDGLADRIKKDLGEIDFVVHAVAYVPKEALEGEFVNTSKEAFDIAMGTSVYSLLSLTRAVLPVLKEGGSVLTLTYLGGPKFVPHYNVMGVAKAALESSVRYLAHDLGARNIRVNAISAGPIKTLAASGIGDFRMILRYNEVNSPLKRNVTTEDVGNSAMYLLSDLASGVTGEVHYVDCGYNIMGMGDVATDAEGNTILAWDAK is encoded by the coding sequence ATGATACTAAAAGGTAAAAAAGGTCTGATCGTAGGCGTTGCTAATGCTAAATCAATAGCTTACGGCATCGCAAAAGCTTGTCATGATCAAGGTGCGCAGATGGCATTTACATACCTAAACGATGCTCTTAAAAAGCGCGTAGAGCCGATCGCTGAGGAGTTTGGTAGCAAATTTGTCTATGAGCTTGACGTAAATAACCAAGCTCACCTAGACGGCCTTGCTGATAGGATCAAAAAAGACCTTGGCGAGATCGATTTTGTTGTGCATGCAGTGGCTTACGTACCAAAAGAAGCGCTTGAGGGTGAGTTTGTAAACACGAGCAAAGAAGCCTTTGATATCGCGATGGGTACGAGCGTGTATTCACTACTGAGCCTTACGCGCGCGGTGCTTCCGGTGCTAAAAGAGGGCGGCTCGGTACTTACTCTCACCTATCTTGGCGGGCCGAAATTTGTACCTCACTACAACGTCATGGGCGTCGCAAAAGCAGCTCTTGAAAGCTCAGTGCGCTACCTCGCTCACGATCTTGGCGCTAGAAATATCCGCGTAAACGCTATCAGCGCGGGTCCGATTAAAACGCTTGCTGCAAGCGGGATCGGCGATTTTAGGATGATTTTACGCTATAACGAAGTAAATAGCCCGCTAAAACGCAATGTCACGACTGAAGACGTCGGCAACAGCGCTATGTATCTGCTTAGCGACCTAGCTAGCGGCGTAACAGGTGAGGTTCACTACGTAGACTGCGGCTACAACATCATGGGTATGGGCGACGTGGCTACCGACGCCGAAGGCAACACGATCCTAGCTTGGGACGCAAAATAA
- a CDS encoding UDP-glucose dehydrogenase family protein, translating into MKVAVIGTGYVGLVSGACFAKMGNSVICVDVDEKKIEALKNGIVPIYEPGLADIVSECYKNGSLKFSTHITEALEHADVLFIAVGTPMGADGQADLKYVLSVAKSIGENLSKPLIVVDKSTVPVGTGAKVHEVIEAELKKRNVEVKFEVVSNPEFLKEGAAVEDFLKPDRVVIGASSEWGFSVMRELYEPFMKNHDRLICMDVKSAEMTKYAANSMLATKISFINEIANICERVGADVNLVRKGIGSDSRIGYSFIYPGCGYGGSCFPKDVEALIYTARQNGFEPELLNAVESRNKAQKRVLFDKIYNFFGDDLKGKTIAIWGLAFKPNTDDMREASSLTLIKLLDEAGAKVVAYDPKSSEEAKKYMPNLDIKYAKNKYDALDNADAMVLVTEWSEFRSPDFMEIKERLKNAVIFDGRNQYNAKILAEHGFKYFQIGVKA; encoded by the coding sequence ATGAAAGTAGCTGTGATTGGAACCGGATATGTCGGGCTAGTAAGTGGTGCATGCTTTGCTAAAATGGGCAATAGCGTGATCTGCGTCGATGTCGATGAAAAAAAAATCGAGGCACTAAAAAACGGTATCGTGCCGATATATGAGCCAGGGCTTGCTGATATCGTGAGCGAGTGCTACAAAAATGGCTCGCTTAAATTTAGCACGCATATAACTGAGGCGCTAGAGCATGCAGATGTGCTATTTATCGCAGTTGGCACGCCTATGGGCGCTGATGGACAGGCGGATTTAAAATACGTTCTCTCGGTGGCAAAATCGATCGGAGAAAATTTAAGCAAACCACTAATAGTCGTAGATAAATCAACCGTTCCAGTAGGCACTGGAGCTAAGGTGCATGAGGTGATCGAGGCTGAGCTTAAAAAGAGAAATGTAGAGGTTAAATTTGAAGTCGTTTCAAACCCAGAGTTTTTAAAAGAGGGTGCGGCAGTCGAGGACTTTTTAAAGCCAGATCGCGTAGTTATCGGAGCTAGCAGCGAGTGGGGCTTTAGCGTGATGAGAGAGCTTTATGAGCCATTTATGAAAAATCACGACAGGCTCATTTGCATGGACGTAAAGTCAGCCGAGATGACAAAATACGCTGCAAATTCGATGCTGGCAACCAAAATAAGCTTCATAAACGAGATAGCAAATATCTGTGAACGCGTGGGTGCTGATGTAAATTTGGTGCGAAAAGGCATCGGCAGCGACTCTCGTATCGGTTATAGCTTCATCTATCCAGGCTGCGGATACGGTGGCAGCTGCTTTCCAAAAGACGTCGAGGCACTCATCTACACAGCTAGACAAAATGGCTTTGAGCCAGAGCTTCTAAACGCGGTCGAGTCAAGAAATAAGGCTCAAAAAAGAGTGCTGTTTGATAAAATTTATAACTTCTTTGGCGACGATCTAAAGGGCAAAACTATCGCTATTTGGGGGCTTGCGTTTAAGCCAAACACAGACGATATGCGCGAGGCTAGCTCGCTAACTTTGATAAAGCTTTTGGATGAGGCTGGTGCGAAAGTGGTGGCGTATGATCCAAAATCAAGCGAAGAAGCTAAAAAATATATGCCAAATTTAGATATAAAATACGCTAAAAATAAATATGACGCGCTTGATAACGCCGATGCAATGGTGCTTGTAACCGAGTGGAGTGAGTTTAGATCGCCTGATTTTATGGAGATCAAAGAGAGGCTAAAAAATGCCGTCATATTTGACGGACGAAATCAATATAACGCTAAAATTTTAGCTGAGCATGGATTTAAGTATTTTCAAATCGGAGTAAAGGCATGA
- a CDS encoding DUF2625 family protein produces the protein MPSYLFVANDILGKIFTLNGVDFGGKAGNIFYCALDSGKWEDAQLGYS, from the coding sequence ATGCCTAGCTATTTGTTCGTGGCAAACGATATTTTGGGTAAAATTTTCACACTAAATGGCGTCGACTTTGGTGGCAAAGCTGGCAATATCTTTTACTGCGCGCTAGATAGCGGCAAATGGGAAGATGCACAGCTTGGCTACTCGTAG
- a CDS encoding DUF2625 domain-containing protein has protein sequence MGVLVYRYGGIVMDEGWLCMLGSGCEQMKRGIYSFTLVKALAKQGRCLAICSWQTIFWVKFSH, from the coding sequence ATGGGTGTGCTTGTTTATAGGTATGGTGGCATCGTGATGGATGAAGGTTGGCTGTGTATGCTTGGCTCAGGATGTGAACAGATGAAGCGGGGAATTTACAGCTTTACCTTGGTAAAAGCTTTAGCGAAGCAAGGCAGATGCCTAGCTATTTGTTCGTGGCAAACGATATTTTGGGTAAAATTTTCACACTAA